The segment AGCGCCCGCCAAGACCCAGCCCGAAGCGTCGGCAGCCACAGCGGTTCGTCGTCCTCGGTGGCGCCGATCAGGCCGGCCACGTAGGCCAACTCGAGCAACCGGGCGGTGGCAGGCTCGTCCCGATCCAGATCCAGTGCAAGACGTCGCAGATCGCGCATCCCAAGTCCGCCGGATCGCAGCTGACCGAGCTGACGCTCGTCGAGCAGCGTGAGCAGCTCATCGATCTGGCGCAAAAGCTCGAAGATGGTTCCCGCGGCCAGCTGGTCCAGTGCGTCCTGATCCATCGGCTGGCTCGCCGGCTCGGGCGCCGTTGCCGCCAGGGCTTGATAAACCCGGCCGTTCCGGGCGCCGATGCCGGCTTCGCGGCTCAGCACTATCCGGTCCGGTGGGAGTGCGAGGGCGATCCCGCGGCTGAGCAGGGATTCCACCGCGCCCAGGGGACGGTCGGCGCCAAGATCGGCGGAGGTTGGCATTGTGACCCGCCGTTCGACCCTGCCCTCCGGGAACCCCGAACTCAGTGATTGCACGATCTTCGCCGCGCCATCGGGCAGCGTCTTCAGCACCTGTTGCAGCGACGTTTTCAGGACGGTAGCGGCGTCTGCCACGTCATCCACACCCAGCGCAGAGCAGACCAGGGTGCTCTCAGCCGGCTGCAGCAGGTCCGCCAGGCGGGGGCCGAGCCCAGCCGGATACGGCGCGAGTACTTCCGCGACGACGGGCTGCACGCGCAGGTCCGTACCTGGGTCCCAGAGCAGTCCGCGCTCGACCAACTGGCCGACGACGAGCTTCACGTCGCGAGCAGATGCCTTGCCGAACTGATGGCGGATCGTGGAGGCCGAAACAGGGGAGTGCTCGGCGGCCAGTAGCATCGCCGCGGTCAGCACCTGCAGCTGCGGCGTATTGAGTTGGTCGACGATTCGTCCGACGCTGGCCCGGGTCGAGGCGCGGGCCGCAAGCGAAGAGATATCGCCCGGCCGGGGAACGCTCAAATCGGCTCGGTGCTGCAGCAAAGCTCGGATTGCGGTCTCGTCGCGGGAGCGGAGCCAGTCCGCGAAAGTGTGCAGGCTAGTGGATTTGGGCATTACCGCTAGTCTACGGCCATTGGGTGCTGCCTTTCGGCCAAACGATGTCCGGCTGGCTATACTGATCGCGGTGGCTCTGATCAGCAAAGCGCCGCGATGTACGCTTCGTCAACGAGTTCATCCAGGGGGACACCTTGAGCAGGCAGACGGCCTCGCCGTTAGACGACTCGGTGCTGCCCCCGCTCACCGGCCCGGGAGACCGCTCCGGCGAACGGCCGGGCGCAATCGATGCCATGCTGACCCGACTCCTCGTTGGTTTGACGATAGTGTCGCTGGTCGCATTGGCGCTGGATGTCGTGCCAAGCCTGATCGGCGCCGATTCGCTGTCTGACTGGGTTACCTGGCTGCCGATGATCGGCTTCCCGGCGGCCTTCATCGTTCTTCTGGTCCTGCTGGCTCGGGCCATCATGCGGCGCCGTTCACTGTAGTTCCGGCCCGGCCCCACCACATTCCTTCGCGCGCAGCTCAAGCGCACCCCTACGAAAACAATTGAGGTAATCGTGCCTACTGGCAAGGTCAAATGGTTTGACAGCGAAAAAGGTTTCGGCTTCCTGACCAGCGATGACGGCGAGCAGGTCTTCCTGCATGCATCCGTTCTGCCCGACGGTGTGGAAGACGTGAAGCCAGGTACCCGGGTGGAGTTCGGCGTCGTCGATGGCCGCAAGGGCGTACAGGCGCTGTCGGCGCGGATCATCGACGCCCCGGCGTCTGCAGCCCCGAAGTCAGCGCGGAAGTCGGCCGATGACATGGCCAGCATCGTCGAAGATGTGATCAAGCTGCTCGACGGTGTTGGTGCGGGGTTGCGCCGCGGTCGCTACCCCGACAAGGAGCATGGCGGCAAGGTCGCGTCCCTGCTGCGGGCAATTGCCGACGACCTGGAGGGCTAGATGGCCGGCCTGTTCTCGCGCTGGCGCGAGAAGCGTCGTGCCCGGCGGGACGCCGAAGAAGCCCGCGAGGCCGAGCGGGGAGAGCACGTGCGGCCGGAGCACGCGGACCGCGAGTCCGTCGGTGACCCCGGAGCGGTCGGCCGCGAATCCACCGGCGACGCCGGGGCGGTCGGCGGCACGGAATGCGAAGATCGCCCGTCATGGGAGACAATGGCAGATGTGAGTTCGCAACAGAGCAGTGTGATAGAGCCTGCACAGTCCGAATCGACCGAGAAGGCTGCCGCTGAACGCGCCCGTCCGGTCACCCTAGACGCGACTCTTGCCGCGGCTGTCGATATCGCTCGGGACGCCATCCTTGAGGTCGCCGGCGAGGGTGAGGTAGGTGACTACATCGGCGTGATCGCCGAGGGTCACCGGCTGGCGACGCATTCGTTCGCCTGCACAGCGCCCGGCTACCGGGGCTGGCACTGGATCGCCGTTCTGTCCCGTGCACCGCGATCGAAGAAGGTCACGGTCTGCGAGACAGCGCTGCTGCCGGGCGATGACGCGCTGCTGCCGCCGGCTTGGCTGCCCTGGGACGAGCGGCTGCAGCCAGGTGATGTCGGGCCGCGCGACGTTTTGCCCAAGCTGGATGACGATCCGAACCTCGAGCCCGGGTACGAAGAGACCGACGACGATGAGACTGACCGTCTGGCCCTTTACGAACTGGGTCTCGGCCGGGAACGCGTGCTGTCCCCGGTGGGACGGCGAAACGCCGCCGAACGCTGGAATACCGGCGAAGGCGGCCCGGACACCCAGTATTCCAAAGAGGCCGACGGTAAATGTGGCAGCTGCGGCTATTTGATCGCCCTTGCGGGTTCCATGCGCCAGGGTTTCGGAGTGTGCGCCAACGAGTGGTCGCCGCGGGACGGCAATGTTGTCTCGCTCGAATTCGGGTGCGGTGCGCATTCCGAAACCGATACGCCGAATGAAGCTCACACCCCTCCGGTGCCGGTCATCGATGAATTGACAATGGAGCCGATGGCGTTCAGCGCCAGATGAGCCAGCCAGGCGCGGATCGTCTCGGTATCCCCGCACTACGACAGGCAGTCATCACCACCTGGACGGCGTCGCCACGCAGGTTCAGGGAAGATGCCAACGCCGAACAGGAGCTGCTGCGGGGCGGCTACCGCGACCGGGCCATCCTGGAACTCGCGCAGAACGCTGCCGACGCAGCCGAAGCCGACGCGAGCGAATCCGCCGACGCAGCCGAAGCTGTCGGCGCGAGCGAATCCGTCAGCGCAGCCGAAGCTGCTGGCGCGAGCGAATCCTCGGGGCGAATTCGGTTCGAGATCCAGGTTGAACACGGCCAGTCCGTTCTGTATGCGGCCAACACCGGAAAGCCGCTGACCTCCGATGGTGTGGCGGCGCTGGGCTCGCTGCGGGCATCGGCGAAACGTGACTCGCGATCGACAGGTCGATTCGGTGTCGGCTTCGTCGCCGTACTTGGCCTCAGTTCCGAACCAACGGTTCATTCGACCAGCGGCGCCGTGGGATTCTCAGTCCGCCGCAGCGCGCAGTTACTCGCCGAACTTGCCGGGCCTGCCGCGGAGGAAATCCGGGCCGAGCTTGCCGGCCGGGCGGGACAGCTGCCCGTGCTGCGCTTGCCGTTCGAGCCATCTCCGGACTCTGACGCCGAGGCGACGATAGGGCGACTGCTTGCGGCTGGATTCACCACGGTCGTCCGGTTGCCCCTCGATCAGCCAGGCGCGCTGTCGGCCTCGCGGGAACAACTTGACAACCTGGGCGACGCCACCCTCCTCGCGCTGCCCGCGCTCGGCGAAATCTCGGTCAGTCGCCACCGACCGGACGCAGACGGCGAAGCAGCCGTTGCCCAGCAGCCAGCTGAGAAGGTGATCCGCGACGTCGCCGCCCGGTGGATGGTCGAGCGCCGAACCGGGCACTTTTCCGCCGCCGACGTCGCGAACCTTCCGGCCGAAGATCAGGGCCGCAGGGACTGGTGGCTGGCGTGGGCGCTTCCGCGGGATGGTCGCACCGGGCAGGACAGCGTGATTTACGCACCGACCCCGAGCGATGATGGGCTGAGCCTGCCTGGGTTACTGATCGGCAGCTTCCCGGTCGAATCCGGCCGCAGGCATTTGACCGATTCGAAGGCCCTGCAGCTGATGCTCCGGGCCGCTGCTCAGGCATATGCGACCCTGGTTGCCCGGCGCGCGCGGGAACTGACTCTCGAGGGCTCGCCGACGACCGCTTTGGCCGGCCTTGCCGGCTTTGTTCCAACTGGCATGCCGCTCTCGGCTGCTGACGCAGTTGTGCACCAGGCAGTTATCAACGAGCTGGGCGACGTCGCCTGGTTGCCGCTTGGGGAACGGATCGGCGACGAACCTGCCGCTCTTGTCCGGCCGGACCAGGTCGCCGCACTCACCGGAGCCGGCAGTGAGCTCGCACAGTCGCTCCGGCGCTGGTCCCCGGATCTGCTGCCGGTAGACGACCAGGCGGTGCGTTCGGCGCTTCGGCGGGTCGGCGTCACGGAAGTAACGCTCGACATCGTGCTGGAAAACATCCACACCTCCGATCCCGGACAAGCGCGGGATCTATTCGCGGCACTAACTCCGGCGGCCCGCGATGCCCTGGCCCGCGAGGCAATGGCTTCTCTCGCCGTGCCAATGGCAGACGGCACGACCCGGCGCGGTGTCCGCGGCCTGTCACTGCCGACCGGACTGCTTGACGCCGGGTTGCTGACAACCCTCGGCATTGTCACAATCCACCCCGACGCCGCACATCCGCTGTTGCTGGACCTCGGCGCGGAGCCGGCCAATGCCGCGTCGGTGCTCAACTCGCTCGATGGCACACTCGGCATGCAGATACTGGATGGCGACGAACTCAGCGGAGCGGAACGGGACGGAATCCTCACGGTGGTACGTGCCTGGGCGGGCGGTGACCCGACCGGAGGAGAAGCTGGCTCACCGTTTGAGGCCGACCCCGTTCACGTTGAGCCATTGTTTCTGAGCCACCCCTGGCTGGCCGAGCTTGAGCTGCCGGACGCCGCCGGTGAACCGACGCCGGCGGCGGATCTCTACCTGCCGGGGTCACCGGCAGAGGACCTCACCGATCGCGATGACTTCTACCGGCTCGACCCGGGAGCCGTGTCCCGCTGGGGTTCGGACGTGTTGGCCAGTGTCGGCGTGCAAACCGGACTGCGGCTGGTGACCGGGCGGGAATTGGTTCCCGGTGGAGGCGGCATTGCCGAGGCCGATGCGCCCACCGAGGCATGGCTGGATGACCTGGTGGATGAGTATTCCGATCAGCAGGGGGAGCCGTACGTCCCCGAGGCGGCCATCATCCTCGGACTGGACGTCGTCAGCGACGGAGCCTGGCCCGTTGCGCTGCAGATGATCGATGGCGACCCGCAGCTGCGGGCCGCGCTGACCCGGGAGGTGCAGGTCGTCATCGGTGATCGTCGGGTCGGCGTGCCGTCGCCCGCGCGAGCATGGATCAGGCGCCACGCACTTCACGATGGAAAGCCATTGGGCGAACTCGCCTCCGCCGAACTAGCGGCCTCGATCGACGGACTCGACCCCGCACCGGAGTGGTGCTCCAGGCTCACTCCAGACGTGCGGGCGGCGATTCTGCTGACCGACGTCGAGGCGGTGGACGGTGATCGATGGCTCGAGGTGCTTGACGGGCTGAAGAGCGCCGGCATCGCGCGCTGCATTTCGCTCTGGGACTCGCTGGCACAGTCGGATGTCGAGCTGGATGCGCCGAGCGAACTGGTTGGCCTGGTGGGAACCGAGCCGACGCTGCTGCAACGCAACGAACTGTTTGTGGCCTCGGCGCCGCACTGGTTACAACGAGGGGACCTGGGCGGGGCGCTGCGGGCCAGCTGGGATGCCGGCCACGAGCGAGCCGAAGGCCTGGCGCATGCCCTTGATCTGCCGCTGGGCGAGGAGCTCGCCGATGGCGAGATCAGTACGATCGGCGACGAACAGGCGCTGCCGCCAGCACTTGTACAGCTGCTGACGGCGTTGGGCGTCACCGCACTGCCGCGCTGGTTTCTGCATGAGCGCCTTGAGGTCGACGGTCATGAAGTGGATTGGTGGGTCGAACCCGGATCCGACCGGCCGGCGACGCTGCACTCGAGCACCATGCATGGCCTGAGCCGCTCCCTCGCACTCGTCACCGGGCGCTGGCAGCTGCGCGATGTTCTGGCCGCTGTCGCAGCAGGAGAGCTCAGCCCGGACGAGGCGCTGCTCGAGCTGGGCTGAGCCGTCGGCCTGCGTCAGCTTCGCAAGACCCCTCCGGTCAGTCGTTGGCGAATCAGCCCTTGATGCCTCCCGCCGCCGCGAAGCCGGAGCCGAGGCGCCGGCCGAGCAGAAGATACAGCACGACGACCGGCGCCGAGTAGAAGATGGAGAACGCGGCGAGCTGGCCGTAGGCGACCTGCCCGTACTGAGACGAGAAGGTGAACAGGCTGACGGCCGCCGGCAGTTTGTCCGGCGAAAGCAGCAGCATGAACGGCACGAAGAAGTTGCCCCACATGTTCACGAAGGTGAAGATCGTGACGACCGCCATCCCCGGCCGCATCAGCGGTAACACGATCGACCACAGCGTTCGCAGGGTCGAGGCACCCTCGGTCCACGCGCTCTCCTCGATGTCCTTCGGCACGCCATCCATGAAGTTTTTGGTCAGGAAAATCGCGTACGGCATCGACGAAGCCGCGAGGAACAGGATTGCTCCGAACATGGAATCGATCAGGTTCACCTGGACGAACATGGCGTACACCGGGATCATAATGGCGGTGATCGGCAGGCCCGTGGCGAAGATGATTGTCAGCAGGAATGGCCGCTTGGCCCGGGACTCATAGCGGGACAGCGGATATGCCGCCAGCGCGGAACACGCAATCGTGACAATGCTCGCCCCGCCGCAGAGCAGCACCGAATTCCACAGCGGCCGGAAGGTGGTTTCCGGCGTCATGATTGCCTTGTAATTGTCGAGACTCGGCGTCTTGGGCCAGGCCACTGACAACGAGGCATTGGGGTCGAACGAGGCCAGGACAACCCACAGCAGCGGGATGCAGAAGAAGGCCGCGATAACAAGCAGGATGGCGCTGGAGCCGAGGGTGATGCCCCGGCTTCGGCTTGTCGGTCCGCGCCGGCTGCCACTCGGGCTCGGACTTGCGCTGCGCACGGACGCCGGAACCGGTGTCCTGGTCGAGTCGATGGTGGTCATGACTTGTCCTCCTTCGGGAGCATCCGCAGATAGGCGAGCGACGCGATCGCGCCAATAAGCAGGAGCAGGAGTGCCACCGCCGTGCCGTAACCAAGCTGGCCATAACTGAAGGCCTGTTCGTACATGTACAGCGGCAGGGTCTGGCTCGCCGTGCCCGGCCCGCCGGCGGTCATAACGTAGATCAGGCCGAAGACCGACAGTGTCTGCAGGGTGATCAGCATCAGGTTCGTCATGATCGATCGCCGGATCAGCGGCACTGTGATGGAGAAGAACCTGCGGAGTCGCCCCGCGCCGTCCATCTCGGCGGATTCCTCGACTTCGGGTGGGATCTGCGACATCGCCGCCGTGTAGATCAGCATTGTGAAAGCCGTACCGCGCCAGATATTGGCGAACGACACAGCAATGATGGGCAGTGAGAAGAGCAGGTCCTGCGGCGGCAAGCCGAAGAAACCGAGGATGCCGTTCATCGAACCGCCCTCGCCGAGGAACGTGTACCACAGGTATCCGGCGACAACCTCGGGCAGAATCCATGCTCCGATCACGATTGCACCGGTGATGGCGTTGACGACTTTGCTGGCCCGGCGCATCAGCAGCGCCAGGATCATGCCCAGGATGTTCTGCCCGATGATGGCCGAAACCACGGTGAAGACCAGGGTGAGCACGACCGAGTTCCAGAACTCGGGCGCCGCGAACGCTGCCACGAAATTGTCGAACCCGACCAGCGCGGTGCTCGAGGAACCCTCGCCGCGTAGTGCCCGGTTGGTGAACGCCAGGTAGACGCTGTAAATGATCGGTCCGGCCATGAAGGCCAGCAGCAGGATGACCGCGGGCGCGAGCGGCGATCCTCGCAATAGGGTGCGTTTCAGCGGGGGCCGGTTCGCCTGTTCGGGCGCGCTGTTGTCACTCGGCGATGACGCGGTGGTCCGGGCGCCGGTGGTGTCGGTCGTTGTCACCATCTCAGGCCTCCTTCATGGTGTTTTCGGCGCCGACGATGCCGGCCACTGCGCTGTCGTACACGGCCGCGGCCGCGGCGGGCTCGGCGGCCCCGATCATCACAGATTCCATCGCGGACTGGATCGCGGACGAGATCTCCGGATACGGCGCGAGTGCCGGCCGGTAGGTGGCACCCGGCACAAGTCGGCTGAAGAAGTCCGCGGTCGGCGAATAGCCCTGATATTCCTTCCTGGCGGCAACGTCCTTGCGGTTTGTCAGCTTGCTGTCGCTAATCGTCCATGC is part of the Saxibacter everestensis genome and harbors:
- a CDS encoding cold-shock protein, whose protein sequence is MPTGKVKWFDSEKGFGFLTSDDGEQVFLHASVLPDGVEDVKPGTRVEFGVVDGRKGVQALSARIIDAPASAAPKSARKSADDMASIVEDVIKLLDGVGAGLRRGRYPDKEHGGKVASLLRAIADDLEG
- a CDS encoding DUF3027 domain-containing protein, producing the protein MAGLFSRWREKRRARRDAEEAREAERGEHVRPEHADRESVGDPGAVGRESTGDAGAVGGTECEDRPSWETMADVSSQQSSVIEPAQSESTEKAAAERARPVTLDATLAAAVDIARDAILEVAGEGEVGDYIGVIAEGHRLATHSFACTAPGYRGWHWIAVLSRAPRSKKVTVCETALLPGDDALLPPAWLPWDERLQPGDVGPRDVLPKLDDDPNLEPGYEETDDDETDRLALYELGLGRERVLSPVGRRNAAERWNTGEGGPDTQYSKEADGKCGSCGYLIALAGSMRQGFGVCANEWSPRDGNVVSLEFGCGAHSETDTPNEAHTPPVPVIDELTMEPMAFSAR
- a CDS encoding sacsin N-terminal ATP-binding-like domain-containing protein translates to MSQPGADRLGIPALRQAVITTWTASPRRFREDANAEQELLRGGYRDRAILELAQNAADAAEADASESADAAEAVGASESVSAAEAAGASESSGRIRFEIQVEHGQSVLYAANTGKPLTSDGVAALGSLRASAKRDSRSTGRFGVGFVAVLGLSSEPTVHSTSGAVGFSVRRSAQLLAELAGPAAEEIRAELAGRAGQLPVLRLPFEPSPDSDAEATIGRLLAAGFTTVVRLPLDQPGALSASREQLDNLGDATLLALPALGEISVSRHRPDADGEAAVAQQPAEKVIRDVAARWMVERRTGHFSAADVANLPAEDQGRRDWWLAWALPRDGRTGQDSVIYAPTPSDDGLSLPGLLIGSFPVESGRRHLTDSKALQLMLRAAAQAYATLVARRARELTLEGSPTTALAGLAGFVPTGMPLSAADAVVHQAVINELGDVAWLPLGERIGDEPAALVRPDQVAALTGAGSELAQSLRRWSPDLLPVDDQAVRSALRRVGVTEVTLDIVLENIHTSDPGQARDLFAALTPAARDALAREAMASLAVPMADGTTRRGVRGLSLPTGLLDAGLLTTLGIVTIHPDAAHPLLLDLGAEPANAASVLNSLDGTLGMQILDGDELSGAERDGILTVVRAWAGGDPTGGEAGSPFEADPVHVEPLFLSHPWLAELELPDAAGEPTPAADLYLPGSPAEDLTDRDDFYRLDPGAVSRWGSDVLASVGVQTGLRLVTGRELVPGGGGIAEADAPTEAWLDDLVDEYSDQQGEPYVPEAAIILGLDVVSDGAWPVALQMIDGDPQLRAALTREVQVVIGDRRVGVPSPARAWIRRHALHDGKPLGELASAELAASIDGLDPAPEWCSRLTPDVRAAILLTDVEAVDGDRWLEVLDGLKSAGIARCISLWDSLAQSDVELDAPSELVGLVGTEPTLLQRNELFVASAPHWLQRGDLGGALRASWDAGHERAEGLAHALDLPLGEELADGEISTIGDEQALPPALVQLLTALGVTALPRWFLHERLEVDGHEVDWWVEPGSDRPATLHSSTMHGLSRSLALVTGRWQLRDVLAAVAAGELSPDEALLELG
- a CDS encoding carbohydrate ABC transporter permease — translated: MTTIDSTRTPVPASVRSASPSPSGSRRGPTSRSRGITLGSSAILLVIAAFFCIPLLWVVLASFDPNASLSVAWPKTPSLDNYKAIMTPETTFRPLWNSVLLCGGASIVTIACSALAAYPLSRYESRAKRPFLLTIIFATGLPITAIMIPVYAMFVQVNLIDSMFGAILFLAASSMPYAIFLTKNFMDGVPKDIEESAWTEGASTLRTLWSIVLPLMRPGMAVVTIFTFVNMWGNFFVPFMLLLSPDKLPAAVSLFTFSSQYGQVAYGQLAAFSIFYSAPVVVLYLLLGRRLGSGFAAAGGIKG
- a CDS encoding carbohydrate ABC transporter permease, whose protein sequence is MVTTTDTTGARTTASSPSDNSAPEQANRPPLKRTLLRGSPLAPAVILLLAFMAGPIIYSVYLAFTNRALRGEGSSSTALVGFDNFVAAFAAPEFWNSVVLTLVFTVVSAIIGQNILGMILALLMRRASKVVNAITGAIVIGAWILPEVVAGYLWYTFLGEGGSMNGILGFFGLPPQDLLFSLPIIAVSFANIWRGTAFTMLIYTAAMSQIPPEVEESAEMDGAGRLRRFFSITVPLIRRSIMTNLMLITLQTLSVFGLIYVMTAGGPGTASQTLPLYMYEQAFSYGQLGYGTAVALLLLLIGAIASLAYLRMLPKEDKS